AATGTTTACAATCGCGGCTTTTGGTCAGGATATTACTTAGGTCAAAAGTTAGGTGAATGGACTGACACTTCCGGTTCTAAAGCCAAACAAAGAAAAGTTTACTTGGGTAAAGGAAACAATTATTTCAGTAAAATTGGAGTAGGAGAATTCCTAATCGAAACACATTCTCTCAAAAAAGGAGATTCAATTTTAATAACCGGACCCAAAACAGGAGTCATCGAAACCATAGTAGAGGAATTGCACACTGCACACGGACCCGTTGAGGAAGCTGTTAAAGGAGAGTTGTGTGGAATTAAATTGGATACAATCATTCGCAAGAGCGATAAACTTTACAAAGTTGTGAGCGCAGAACAATGATTACCATCACACTCATACGCGACAAATGTATAGGATGTAATTATTGCAGAGAGCATGCACCTCAACGATTCACCATGTCAAAAAAAGATGGCAAGGCAGTTTTGCTTAATTCGTATGACCGCAAAGGTTTTCATACCGCCAAAGTACATGAGTCAGAACTGGAATCAGTACAGAATGCTGCCAAAGCATGTCCTGTAAATGTAATCAAGGTTACAGAATAAAAATGTTTCTAATCATCACAGAATAAGACAAAAATCTGTTACAGCTCAATTATTTGTTATATTTTTGCACCGCAAATAACAACAGAAATTATTTGCACAATGCCCAACAATATAACGAATAAAATCATCAACGAGGGCTTAACCTTTGACGATGTACTTGTAGTTCCTGCATACTCAGAAGTATTACCCAGAGAAACAAACACAACTACAAAGCTTACCAAAAAAATCTCATTGAATATACCACTTGTATCTGCTGCTATGGATACAGTTACCGAATCCGATATGGCAATTGCTATGGCGCGTGAAGGCGGAATCGGCATTATTCATAAAAACATGACGATTGAACAACAGGCTAAAGAGGTTAGCAGAGTCAAAAGAGCGGACAGCGGAATGATTATGAACCCTATTACCTTGTCAAAAAATGACACCATCGCTGATGCCTTACACTTAATGAAGGATAACAGTATTGGAGGCATTCCGATTGTTGATTCTAAGCGTACACTCATAGGCATCATTACCAATCGAGACTTGCGTTTCGAAAAAGATATGAGTAAGAAAATTGATAAGGTGATGACAAAAGACGAACTCATTACAGGTAAAGTAGGCACAGATCTAATGCAAGCCCGTGCAATCCTACAAGAGCGCAGAATAGAAAAACTTCCTATTGTTGACAAAAACAACAAATTAGTAGGGCTAATAACATTCAAAGACATACAAAAAGTAATCAGTTATCCCAAAGCTTGCAAAGATGAGTTTGGCAGACTGCGTGTAGGAGCAGCCATTGGTGTTACAGCCGATACTATGAAAAGAGTAGATGCTTTGGTTGAGGCAGGGGTAGATGTGGTTGCATTAGATACAGCTCACGGACACAGCAAGGGCGTAATCAACGAACTCCAAAAAATAAAGAAGAAATATAAAGACCTGCAAGTAATTTGCGGAAATATTGCAACCGGTGCAGCAGCAAAAGATCTGGTTAAAGCCGGAGCAGATGCGGTGAAAGTGGGAGTGGGTCCGGGTTCTATTTGTACAACAAGAATCATTGCCGGAATCGGTGTTCCGCAACTCTCTGCCGTAATTGATGTAGCAACCGCAATTCAAGGAAGCGGAGTACCTATCATTGCAGATGGAGGGGTGCGATATAGCGGAGACTTAGTGAAAGCCATCGTTGCCGGAGCAGACACCATGATGGCGGGCGGAATCTATGCAGGTACAGAAGAAACACCCGGAGAAACTACGTTGTACGAAGGTAGAAAAGTTAAAACATACAGAGGAATGGGCTCTATTGAAGCTATGAAAGATGGATCTAAAGACCGATACTTTCAAGATGCGGAAGAAGAAATTGCCAAATTAGTACCCGAAGGAATTGTAGGGCATGTTGCCTACAAGGGAAAAGTTGCAGAAGTGATTTACCAATTCGTTGGCGGACTGAAAGCAGGAATGGGATATTGTGGTGCAAAAACCATTGATGAGTTGAAAAAAGCATCTTTTGTAAAAATCACCGGTTCTGGTATCAGGGAGAGTCATCCGCATGATGTAAAAATCACAAAAGAAGCTCCGAATTATACTCGATAGACAAACGCTATCTCAATCCCAATAGTTCGTCAGGATTATTCTCCAATATATTTCCGACTACAACCACATCTGCACCTGCGTTCCATGCTGCAACCAGTTGGTCCTTGGATTTAATGCCGCCACCCACAATAATTGGTATTGAAATACTTTTACGAACAATCTGTATCATGTCGGGAGGCACCTGATTGTGAGCACCGCTGCCTGCATCCATGTAAATCAACTGCAAACCCAAATACTCGCCAGCCATCGCAGTAGCCATTGCAATACCCGGCTTGTCAGAAGGAATTGGAACTGTTTGACTAATATAGGATGCAGTTGTTGTTTTGCCTCCGTCAACTAACATATACCCGGTTGGAATAACCTCAAGATTCATTTTCTTGAGAAATGGAGCAGCAACAACATGTTTGCCAATTAATAAATCAGCATTACGACCCGAAATGAGGGACAACAACAAGATCGCATCAGCTTTGTTACTCATTTGAATTTCGCTTCCGGGAAAAATAGTTATAGGCAAATCACTATACTTTCTAATAAAATCAATACACTCATCAATCCTTCCTTGATAGAGCAAACTACCCCCGACAAAAATGATATCCACATGCACTTTTTTTGCATTCTCCAACACTGCTTTAACGTTTGTAAAATCTGTATCAGGGTCAATTAAGATAGCAAGAAATTTTTTGTTTGCACTTTTTGCTTCGCGTATGGATTTTAAAACAGACATTCAGTGTGATAAGGCTTGTTAATCGTTGTTTTGGGCAGCAAATATAATTCTATTTTAATGATTGAAATAATTGGTGTAAATTTGAAAGAAAAGGGGTGTTTTTTAAAACTTGTGGAAAAGTGAAAACCTCAATCAAACAAATCTAAAATACTTTTGAAAACCACAAGCAGGGCATTTTTTCTGTCCTGCTTTTTAATCTATAAATGATTGATTATGAGTAATAAAAATATACAAAAACAAGGGCTTACATTTGCCAGACACAACACCAAAGAGGATGTTTCTGTTTACGATTTATTCAAATATGAATATAGAACATCAGAAATTAGAAATCCAAATGGAGATTTAGTTTTTCAAATGAAAAACGTAGAAGTTCCCGCAGGATGGAGCCAAGTTGCTACAGATATATTAGCACAAAAATATTTTCGCAAAAAAGGAGTGCCCCAACCCAATGGTACACTTGCCGGAGAAACCAGTGCAAAACAAACTGTACACAGATTGGTTGACTGCTGGAAACAATGGGGTCAAACTTATGGTTACTTTGCCTCTGAGAATGATGCTCAAATATTCTATGATGAGTTAGTGTACTCATTGTTGGCTCAACAAGCTGCGCCTAACTCTCCTCAATGGTTTAACACAGGTTTATATACAGCATATTCTATCAAAGGAGAGCCTCAAGGACACTATTATGTAGATCCTAAAACTGAAAAATTAACACGTTCTACCAATGCCTATGAAAGACCACAACCACACGCTTGCTTTATTTTATCTGTGGATGATGATTTAGTAAACGAAGGTGGTATCATGGATTTGTGGGTGAGAGAAGCGCGTATTTTCAAATATGGTTCAGGTGTAGGAACTAACTACTCAAAAATTAGAGGAAGAAATGAAAACCTTTCTGGCGGTGGAACATCTTCAGGTTTAATGTCATTCTTAAAAATAGGAGACCGTGCTGCCGGTGCTATCAAGTCCGGTGGAACAACTCGCAGAGCAGCCAAAATGGTGTGTCTTGATTTAGATCACCCTGAAATAATGGACTTCATTAATTGGAAAAAGAATGAAGAGAAAAAAGTGGCTGCACTAATTGCTGCCGGCTATCCTAGCGATTACGAAGGTGAGGCATATCAAACTGTGGCAGGACAAAACTCTAACAACTCTGTGCGTATTCCGGCTGCTTTCTTCAAAAAATTAGAAAAAGGTGAAAATTGGGACTTAATTGCCAGAACTGACGGCAGGGTGATGGATTCAATTCCTGCTCAAAAAATTTGGGACGATATTTCTTATGCTGCATGGGCTTGTGCTGACCCCGGAGTACAATATGATGACACAATCAATGATTGGCATACTTGTCCAGAAGGCGGTAGAATCAACGCTTCTAACCCATGTTCTGAATACATGTTCCTTGATAATACGGCTTGTAATCTTGCATCATTAAACCTAATGAAGTTTTTTGATACTGATACACTTGAGTTTGACGTAGCTTCTTATGAATACGCTTCCAGAATTTGGACAGTTGTATTAGAGATTTCTGTGTTGATGGCACAGTTCCCAAGCAAAGAAGTGGCTCAACTTTCTTATGATTACAGAACACTTGGTTTGGGTTATGCAAACTTAGGTACATTGTTAATGGTATCCGGAATTCCTTATGATAGCAAGAAAGCAACTGCAATTTGTGGTGCATTAACTTCTATTCTTACAGGTACTGCCTACGCTACATCTGCTGAAATGGCTGCTACATTGGGCACTTTCAGAATGTATGAAAAGAACAAAAAACACATGTTACGTGTGATAAGAAATCACCGCTACGCTGCTTATAACACTCCTTTGGCATACGAAGGATTGAGCATTCCTGCAGTAGGTATTGACCCGCAATACTGCCCTGAAAACCTGCTTCAAGCAGCTTGTGACAGTTGGGATAAAGCACTTAAATTAGGTGAACAATACGGCTACAGAAATGCTCAAGTTACCGTAATTGCCCCTACAGGTACTATTGGACTTCTGATGGATTGTGACACCACAGGTATTGAACCAGATTTTGCAATGGTAAAATTTAAGAAATTATCCGGTGGCGGATATTTCAAAATTATCAATCAATCTATTCCGCTGGCACTCAAAAACATGGGATATACCCCTGAGGAAGTAGATGAGATTGTTGCCTATGCAAAAGGGCATAGCACATTTGAAGGCTGTCCTCACATTAACCCGACTACACTCAGAGCCAAAGGCTTTAATGATAATGACCTGAGAGCAATTGAACAAGGTGCACCAACAGCATTTGAAATTGGCTTTGTATTCAACAAATCTATCTTAGGCGAAGAATCAATGCAAAGAATGGGATTCAAACCTGAGCAATACAATGCACCTAACTTCAATATGCTTAAAGCACTTGGATTTACTGCACAACAAATAGAAGAAGCCAACGAATACGTTTCCGGTACAATGACAATCGAAGGTGCACCTTTCCTAAAAGAAGAACATCTGCCTGTCTTTGACTGTGCAAACCGTTGTGGTGCAAAAGGACAAAGATACATTCACCCGCATGCCCATATTAGGATGATGGCAGCAGCTCAACCATTCCTCTCCGGTGCAATATCAAAAACAATTAACCTTCCTAATGAAGCTACTGTAGATGATATTAAATCTTGCTACAAAATGAGCTGGGAACTTGGTGTGAAAGCCAATGCGCTGTATAGAGACGGATGTAAACTTTCTCAACCGCTGTCAAACAAATCTGATACAAAAGAAGAAAAAGTTGAGACAGCGAGTGATATGAACACACTCGTTGATAAAGCAGTAGGCGAAAATGGTGAAATTTCTATAGCTGAGCTTGCTCCGGACATTGTACTGAATGCAGCAAAACGCATTATTAGTATGTCAACCGATACTCAGTTCAAACGTCAGTTGAGTGATATTGTTGAAAGAAAGAAACTCCCAAGCAAACGAAGAGGATTTACCCAAAAAGTAAAAATTGAAGGAAACACCCTTTTTGTCAGAACAGGTGAATATGCTGACGGAACCTTAGGTGAAATCTTTGTTGATATGCATAAAGAAGGCGCATCTTTCCGTTCTTTAATGAACTGCTTTTCGATTGCTATTTCTATTGGATTGCAATATGGTGTTCCTTTAGATGAATATGTTGAAAAATTTACATTTACACGTTTTGAACCCGCAGGCAGAATTGAAGGACATGACAATATCAAACAAGCAACATCTGTTGTGGACTTTATCTTTAGAATGTTAGGGTTTGAATATTGTGATAGAGAAGATTTAGTACACGTTAAGCCGGAAAAAAGTGAGCAGAAACACCATCATATAGATAAAGAAGTAGGTAAACCTACTCAAACCCACAAGCATACACACACTGTTTCGGTTGAAAAGCATGAAAAGATTGAACACTCTTCAACTCATATTCACAACAAAATACCTGCGCAAGGTGATGCCCCAACTTGTAAGAATTGTGGTAACATGACAGTACGTAGCGGAACTTGCTACACTTGTTTGACTTGTGGCAGTACCACAGGTTGTTCATAAAGAACTTCTTTTCATAGCTGTTTTCCTTTAACAAAAGTCTGTTGAGATTAGTCTTGACAGACTTTGTTGTTTTTAGCTGAGGACCATATAAAAGAATTTTGACTACAACCTCTAACACAATTTTTCGACTGTATAAATGAAAAGCATACATTTGAAAGTGTATTAAATGTAAAATGTGAACCGTGTTCACGACTTAAATCAACATAAAAATGAAAAAATATTTACTACTTATTATATATGTTTTTTCCATTACAGCCAAAGCCCAAACACTTTATTTTCCTCCAACCTCAGGTACTGATTGGGATACCATTTCTCCCGCTTCGCTCGGCTGGTGTGAAGACAAGATAGACACCCTGTATGACTATTTGGAAGCCCGAAATTCAAAAGCATTTATACTGCTTAAAGACGGTAAAATTGTTATGGAGAAATACTTCGGCACATTTACTATGGATAGTGTTTGGTATTGGGCATCTGCGGGCAAAACACTCACTGCATTTACGGTGGGTATTGCACAACAAGAAGGATTTCTTGATATAAATGACCCGACCTCTCAATATCTTGGGGCAGGTTGGACAGTTTGCCCCCCGGCAAAAGAAGATTTAATCACAATTAAGCACCAACTTTCCATGACAAGTGGCTTAGATGATGGTGTGCCTGATAACCACTGTTTTGCCGACACCTGTCTCCAATACATTGCTGATGCAGGCACCCGATGGGCTTATCACAATGCACCCTATACCTTGCTTGACAGTGTTATTTATTATGCTACCGGACAATCGCTCAATTCTTATGTAATGCAAAATATCGGAGTGCCTATCGGTATGACAGGAATGTTTGTTTATTCGAACAACAACAATGTATTTTACAGTAAACCAAGGAGTATGGCTCGTTTTGGACTATTGATTCTCAATCACGGGAACTGGAATGGCAACCAGATTTTGACCGATACGGAATACTTCAATCAAATGGTAAATACTTCGCAAAATATCAACCAGTCCTATGGTTACTTGTGGTGGTTGAATGGAAAATCTTCTTACAGACTTCCAAATTTACAACTGCAATTTAACGGATACCTCAATCCCAATGCACCTGCTGATATGTATGCAGCTTTGGGAAAAAATGGGCAATTCATAAATGTAGTGCCCAGCATGAATTTGACTTTTATACGTATGGGCAATGCCCCTACAAGCAGTGCCGTACCTTTTACCATGAATGATACTATATGGCAAAAACTGATTGAAATAATGTGCAACAAAACTGCTGTTACTCAAGTATCAGTTGAGAGAAATGCAGTATTACAAGTTTATCCAAACCCTGCACAGCATACTTTTACAATTGAATTGCCTAATAAAAGTTTTTCTCTTGAAGTTTTTGATATAACCGGACGTAAGATTTATGCTCAAGACAACATTTCAAACAGGACAGAAATTGATTGTAGCAATTTTTCAAGAGGCATATATAAAGTACAAGTTACAGATAGTAAGAATAGTTACAATCAAAAACTAATAATCCAATGAAAAACAATCTGTAATAACTTGACTTTGATTGTGGTTGTAGCATATCTGTTATGCTCACTTTCAAAACAACTTTTTTGGAATACAATTCTCATCTAAAATCTTACATTTGGACACAGAATGAGGTTGCTTGATGATTGCCATTGTGGGCAGCAGAATAACCCGACTTGTATATAAAATCACTTCCGATGAAACAGTTTTTTACAGCATTATTTGAATACAGCCATTATTACAATCAACAAGTGTTTGATGTTATTAAAAACAACCCCGAAAAAGTCTCTGAAAAAGTTGTAAAGCTTATTAATCATGTTGTCAATGCTCATCATATTTGGAATTATCGAATAGAAAAGACAAAGCCTATAATTGGTGTATGGGAGTTGCACACTATAGCTGAATTAAAAACCATGAATCAAGAAAACTTTCAGCATACTTTGCAAATACTTAACAAAGCAGACCTATGCGAGGTCATTCAATACACAAATAGCAAAGGAGAAGTTTTTAGTAATAGTATCAGGGATATACTTTTTCATGTTGTGAACCATTTTACTTACCACCGAGGGCAAATAGTAACAGATTTAAAAAACCAAGGGGTAGAGCCTTTAGTTTCTGATTATATCTTTTACAAACGTCAAAAATGATGTTTGAACAATCGATTCGGATTATAGTTATAAGATTGCGAGCAAACCGTGTCTGAAGCTACACTACCTTAAGAGCACTAATGTCTAACTTTGTTCATAGGTATGACCATCAAGCGTAGTATAGGTTAAAACCGCTAAATATATACCCTGTTCACATGTGTATCGTCCTGAAAAAAGTTGACTCCAACACGAATTCAGATACAATAAAGGATTTTAAAGGTATTTTGAAATTGGTTTCTCCACAAAACTTTGGTTTCATTGAGTATGTCTTCATTGAACCGAAACTTATAGAAGAAAAAAAGTTAACTAAAGGACAACTAGTCAATGGCAGAGCAATACTCTCATTCAACAAAAGGAAAAATGAGTAGTGATGGAGAGTTTTTATTATTTAATGTAGTCTGTGCATTGCTGTACTTTAATAGTTCTTGTATATAGATAAATAAAAGGCTGGTAAGTGTTTTTATAGTTTAGCAATTGTTAACTGCTCAGTGTTTAAAGACAACTTGTTTTAAGTTAAAGATTAACACGCAGTCAAAGATAAACGTTAATCAAATTTGTAATATTATCTTTTGATTATTTTACATGCAAATTTTGAGAATAGAAAAACAGAAAAAGCTATTTTTGGATCAATTTATTTATTTTAATCAGCCCGCTACCTTTTTGATTTTTAATATGATTGGAGAAGTAAGGTGTGCCAATTTGGCAAGGGTTGTCATTAGGTATAGGTTTTGATTCAAACACTGATATTTTTATGCGAATTAAACACGTAATTCTTTCAGCAGCATTATGCTTCACTACTTTTTTTATTTTGGGATCATCTTCTTTGCAGGCTCAAGAACATTCACACCACGACAATCACAAAAATGAAATAGGAATTGCGCCCAATCCTGTGTATTTTCCGCATGAAAAAATTTGGGATTACGGGTTACATGTCCATTATATCCGTAAAATTAAAGAATCAAAATTTGGTGCAGGTATAGGATATGAGAGTATTTTTAATCATCACAAACACCATACTTTCAGTTTAGTTGGCAATTACCGTCCTATTGATAGGTATCAAATTGCACTTGCACCGGGGCTGACTTTTGAAGATAATCAGTTTAGTCAACCACAATTTTCTTTTCATGTGGAAACTTCCTATGAATTTGAGTTTAAACATTTTCATTTAGGCCCTACTGTAGAGTTTGCTTTTGATTCAAACGAATATCACGTGAGCCTTGGGATACATATAGGTTTTGGGTTTTAGTGCTGCACAGTACAGCAAAAGCATCCACTTAAGTGTGGGACAATAATTGTTTTAATTTTTTTCTATCCGGTTTACCGTTATTTGTGTGAGGAATATCAGTAACCAATATAATCTCCAACGGATTATGATATTTTGGCAGTTGTTTTTTAAGGGTTTGCAGCGTGTTCAGGGGAAGCTTGGTGTCTTGGTTGCACACCATTACTACCTTTTCGCCAAGACGACTGTCGGGCTTGCTGCTAATGACAAAAGCAAATGGTACGATACGGCTTTCAGCAATGAGTTTTTCAACCCTTTCAGGCAAGATTTTTATACCACCACTATTGATAACAAAATCAGCTCTTCCGAGAATTTCAAAAGAACCATCCGGATAAATATGGGCTAAATCAGTAGTGTCTATCAATGCAGAAAATTGGGTTTGAATTTGCAAACAAGTGGATTCATTCAATTGCACTTTGACATTGGGTAAAGGATAAAATCGTTTTTGAGCTTTTGCTCCATTGAGCCTTCGGAGTGCAATATGCGAATAAGTTTCCGTCATTGCATAAGTGTGATAAATGGCAGGTCTTAATGTTTGTAGTGCTGCTACTACATTGTCGTCAATGGGTCCGCCACCAATCAGAATATGTGAGAATCGGTTGAGTTTTTGCACAGATTCAAGGTTTTCTAAAATCGCTTTGAGTTGCAGCGGCACTAAGCTAATAAATGTACAATCATGATTAAAAACCAGATTTGTCATGGGATCAGAAGAAGGCTCTGCATATTCAAAACCAAGTCCAAGTACTCTTGCACGCACCATCATCATGAAACCACCCACTTTGTCAGTTGGAATACAACAAAAGATTTTGCCGGAAGTGATGCCTAATGTTTGTTGTGTTTGCTTCGCGCTGTATTCAAGCCATTTTTTCTCAAGTAAGATCGGTTTAGGTTCTCCTGTAGAACCGGAGGTTTTGAGCTGAAACCCTGTCATGGTTTCATCGTCCCAAAGTTTGCAAAATTCAACGTAGTTCATATACCTTTACTTTGTCTTATACGGGATAAAAACTGTTCAAACTCTGCAAGACTCAAACTGTTTAACACAAATTCCTTTTGAAGATTTGACTTGCGAGCAACATTAACGCCATATTGCATGTCAGTCAGTCCTTTCAAATTGTGTGCATCAGGGTTAATAGCAATAGTTACTCCTTTGCTCACAGCATAGTCAAGCCATCGCCAGTCGATATCAAGTCTGTGGGGATTGGCATTTAACTCTATGACAACTTGGTTGGCTGCACAGATATCTATCAATTCTTTATGATTGACAGGATACCCTTTTCTGCTCAACAAAAGTCGTCCTGTTGGATGTCCAAGAATCGTTGTGTAGGGATTCTCTATAGCGGCAGTTAATCTTTGCATGGCTCGTTCTTCATCCATATTCAAGTTGCTGTGTACCGATGCAACCACAAGGTCAAATTGAGCTAAAATTTCTGTGGGGTAATCAAGGCTGCCATCGCCCAAAATATCGCTTTCTATTCCCTTGAAAATTTTAAACGGAGCCAGTTCAACATTAAGTTTGTCAATCTCATTAAACTGCTGCAAGACCCTGTCAATGGACAAACCTCCAGCATAAGCTGCTGTTTGTGAATGATCGCAAATGGCTATGTACTCCCAGCCTTTTGCAATGCAAAATTCAGCCATTTCTCTCACCGTATTTCTACCATCTGACCACTGAGTGTGGTTGTGTAACACCCCTTTTACATCGGAGTATGAAACTGCTTCCGGTATGATTCCTTGGCGAGCTAATTCTATTTCATTCAATCCTTCCCTCAGTTCAGGACGTATGAAGTGCAATCCATTCTCTTGATAAATTTCTTCTTCGGTTGATGCATGTTCCCGAATCATTGTAATCTTGGACAAATGCGCTGCAGATGCACTCGTCCTGAATAAGGTTGAAGCAAAATTATTTGCGTTGGCAATATGTAAGACAAATTCAAATCCGGGTTTAAGTTCATAGTTTAATTGGGACGGAGACTCTTCTTTGATTTGCAAACCCAAACCGGACAGTTCTTGTTTCAGTTGTTCAAGGTTGTTACATACCACAACAAACTCTAATTTACTGATGATTTCGCATAGTCTTCTGTATGCTCCGCTATATTCAACGCGGCTGATACACGCAAGGTTGCTGATAAAATCAAAAAGTTGTGCTGCTGTTGGTTGCAGGGCTGAAAATAAGATTTTGCCTAAGTTCAACTCTCTGAATTCCAATTCTTTGACAATATTCTGTTGTGATTTTTCTCCGAATCCTTTGAGTGAAATCAGTCTGTTTTCTTTGCAAGCATAGAGAAGTTCTCCCGGAGATTCAACCCCGAGTTGTGTCCACAGTTCTCTGACTTTTTTTGCACCAAGCCCGCGAACACTAAGTAACTCAATAAGACCTGCAGGAGTTTTTGCTATCAATTTGTCAAGATCGGCAAAACTGCCTTTTAGCAGTATTTCTGGAATTTTTTCAGCAAGCGATTTCCCCAATGCGGGATGAGACACGATTTGTTCTTCGTCCATGTCTGCAATACGCTCATTTAGTTTTTTAAATTTAAAGGGTGCATTCAGGTAATTGGCAGCCCTAAAAGCGTTTTCGCCATGCAGTTCAAGTAATTTACCATAAAGAGCAAAGATTTCTCCTATCTCAAGATTTTCCATGAATGCTGCGAAGGTAAGGGTGATTTACCAATAATAGTTGACGCTGAAAGAGGGATTAATGTTTGTAAAGAGAACAGCAAAAGGAAACAAGGCGGCTAACAGATTTAGTCGTAAACGAACAAATCGGATAAAGATTCATTCTAAGACATCTCGAGTGAAGAAGAGCTGGCTTCTTCATTCAAAATTTTGAGAATTGTTTCATTTGGCTCGTACTTTAATTCATTCAATAAATCAATAGTAGCAAGCAGTTCGGAAAGCTCATCACGCAACTCTTTACTTTTTTCAAGGGTTTGCAAAATCTGAATATTCTCTTCTTGTGATGTTTCCTGGTAAACGAATCTAATTAAATCTTCTTGAGTAAATTTTATATCCATAGTGTCATCATTTATAATCCAATAAACAATCACAAAACGAAACTAATTCGTTCTTTATTGCTTAAATTTTAAATAATTTATGATGAGTGTTTTTTGACTTATTTATTAAGGTCCGGAGCGTGCGTATTAATTAATTTTCTAAGGTTAATGAGTGCGTAGCGCATTCTTCCCAAAGCGGTATTTATGCTGATTCCGGTCAAT
This Bacteroidia bacterium DNA region includes the following protein-coding sequences:
- a CDS encoding AMP-binding protein, yielding MNYVEFCKLWDDETMTGFQLKTSGSTGEPKPILLEKKWLEYSAKQTQQTLGITSGKIFCCIPTDKVGGFMMMVRARVLGLGFEYAEPSSDPMTNLVFNHDCTFISLVPLQLKAILENLESVQKLNRFSHILIGGGPIDDNVVAALQTLRPAIYHTYAMTETYSHIALRRLNGAKAQKRFYPLPNVKVQLNESTCLQIQTQFSALIDTTDLAHIYPDGSFEILGRADFVINSGGIKILPERVEKLIAESRIVPFAFVISSKPDSRLGEKVVMVCNQDTKLPLNTLQTLKKQLPKYHNPLEIILVTDIPHTNNGKPDRKKLKQLLSHT
- a CDS encoding helix-hairpin-helix domain-containing protein, whose amino-acid sequence is MENLEIGEIFALYGKLLELHGENAFRAANYLNAPFKFKKLNERIADMDEEQIVSHPALGKSLAEKIPEILLKGSFADLDKLIAKTPAGLIELLSVRGLGAKKVRELWTQLGVESPGELLYACKENRLISLKGFGEKSQQNIVKELEFRELNLGKILFSALQPTAAQLFDFISNLACISRVEYSGAYRRLCEIISKLEFVVVCNNLEQLKQELSGLGLQIKEESPSQLNYELKPGFEFVLHIANANNFASTLFRTSASAAHLSKITMIREHASTEEEIYQENGLHFIRPELREGLNEIELARQGIIPEAVSYSDVKGVLHNHTQWSDGRNTVREMAEFCIAKGWEYIAICDHSQTAAYAGGLSIDRVLQQFNEIDKLNVELAPFKIFKGIESDILGDGSLDYPTEILAQFDLVVASVHSNLNMDEERAMQRLTAAIENPYTTILGHPTGRLLLSRKGYPVNHKELIDICAANQVVIELNANPHRLDIDWRWLDYAVSKGVTIAINPDAHNLKGLTDMQYGVNVARKSNLQKEFVLNSLSLAEFEQFLSRIRQSKGI